From a region of the Anomalospiza imberbis isolate Cuckoo-Finch-1a 21T00152 chromosome 3, ASM3175350v1, whole genome shotgun sequence genome:
- the BICRAL gene encoding BRD4-interacting chromatin-remodeling complex-associated protein-like: MDDDDDESCLLDLIGDPQALNYFLHGPSSKSSNEDLTNAEYSVANSNSIFANSNNTDPKSSVKGVSGQLGEGPSDGLQLSSSLQFLEDELVSSPLPDLTEDQPFDILQKSLQEANITEQTLAEEAYLDASVGSSQQFAQAQLHPSSSASFTQASNVSNYSGQTLQPIGVTQVVQQPVGASFASNTVGVQHGFMQHVGISVPGQHLSNSSQISGSGQIQLIGSFSNQPSMMTINNLDGSQIILKGNGQQTPANMSSGLLVHRQTPNGNSLFSNSSSSPVAQPVTVPFNSTNFQTSLPVHNIIIQRGLAPNSNKVPVNIQPKPIQMGQQTAYNVNNLGIQQHHVQQGIPFASANSPQSSVVGPHMSVNIVNQQQNTRKSVTPQTVSNAGGSIVIHSPMGQPHAPQNQFLIPTSLSVNSNSVHHVQAINGQLLQTQPSQLVPGQVSAEHVMLNRNSTNMLRANQSYSGQMLNNQNTAVQLVSGQTFTAPGNQVIVNHGTSQIVSGQVPLQQASPTVLHLSPSQANVSQGRSSFTTMSPGQSTVSNMSASGRFAAASSSGSVHPSLGASVQSVASGGNFTGDQLVQNRAQVAVSASHRLPASTSKSVSTFSHTSVGVTQQQFAFGQKKAVNQTSPVSASKTQDNLRQPQLTSLLSSTLSGQDSGGKIIQQSLGAAQPQEKVIGSSSVQQSIQVDGHLVGQKRPAAKQLTKGAFIMQQLQKDQVHAVTPDKSRFRSLNDAVQRLLSYHVCQGSLPTEEDLRKVDSEFESVATQLLKRTQAMLNKYRCLLIEDAMRINPSAEMVMIDRMFNQEERASLTREKRLALVDPDGYQADFCCSAKQFEKTAEEAQSSKSDHQSSKGLPSRSQATKTQARDRPKSSSAESTNHSKLPIVPNNILTPQEGKASTKKSESLTKALKFEKANCSSESQYLALSEERMSGKDPAKPTENSLSSEDLSKIVSRGSHGTHNKISRNAVQSFSKVTCNNSLQDKTLRSSPKNEVLHPDNRKGSGETPQEDLLLSKSLETTFKNILELKKAGRQPQNEAASSGSVELEFPNFSPIASQENCLEKFIPDHSESVVETDSILEAAVNSILEC; the protein is encoded by the exons ATggatgatgacgatgatgaaTCCTGTCTCCTTGATCTTATTGG gGACCCACAAGCGCTGAATTATTTTCTACATGGACCTAGTAGTAAATCT AGCAATGAAGACTTGACTAATGCAGAATATTCTGTAGCCAACTCAAATTCAATTTTCGCCAACTCCAAT AACACTGATCCTAAGTCGTCTGTAAAAGGTGTAAGTGGTCAGCTTGGAGAGGGGCCTAGTGATGGACTGCAGCTCTCCAGTAGCCTTCAGTTTCTTGAAGATGAACTTGTGTCTTCTCCTCTACCTGATCTTACTGAGGATCAGCCTTTTGATATTCTTCAGAAGTCCTTGCAGGAGGCCAATATTACTGAACAGACTTTGGCGGAAGAGGCATATTTGGATGCCAGTGTAGGTTCTAGCCAACAGTTTGCACAAGCTCAGCTTCATCCTTCTTCATCAGCATCCTTTACTCAGGCTTCTAATGTTTCTAATTACTCAGGTCAGACGTTGCAACCTATAGGAGTTACTCAAGTGGTACAGCAACCTGTTGGAGCATCTTTTGCAAGCAATACAGTTGGTGTGCAACATGGCTTTATGCAACACGTCGGAATTAGTGTTCCCGGCCAGCATTTGTCTAATAGCAGCCAGATTAGTGGTTCTGGGCAGATACAGCTGATTGGTTCATTTAGTAATCAACCTTCCATGATGACCATCAATAACCTCGATGGATCTCAGATAATACTGAAAGGCAATGGTCAGCAAACACCTGCAAACATGAgcagtggcctcttggttcaCAGACAAACTCCAAATGGGAACTCGCTGTTCAGTAACTCAAGTTCAAGTCCCGTAGCACAACCTGTAACTGTTCCATTTAACAGCACAAATTTTCAGACTTCGTTGCCTGTCCATAATATCATCATTCAAAGGGGTTTGGCGCCAAACTCAAACAAAGTTCCTGTTAATATCCAACCAAAGCCTATTCAGATGGGTCAGCAGACTGCTTACAATGTGAATAACTTGGGAATACAGCAACATCATGTACAGCAAGGGATTCCATTTGCTTCTGCAAACTCACCTCAAAGTTCAGTAGTTGGTCCTCATATGTCTGTTAATATTGTTAATCAACAACAAAATACAAGAAAATCAGTTACACCTCAGACAGTTAGCAATGCTGGAGGTAGTATTGTTATCCATTCTCCTATGGGACAGCCTCATGCACCTCAAAACCAGTTTCTCATACCTACAAGTTTGTCTGTTAATTCAAATTCAGTTCATCATGTCCAGGCCATAAATGGACAACTTCTTCAGACTCAGCCTTCCCAGCTGGTTCCTGGCCAAGTGTCTGCTGAGCATGTAATGCTCAACAGGAACTCTACAAACATGCTGAGAGCCAACCAGTCGTATTCAGGACAGATGCTGAATAATCAGAACACAGCTGTTCAGCTTGTTTCAGGGCAGACATTCACAGCTCCTGGAAACCAAGTTATAGTAAATCATGGAACTTCCCAAATTGTTAGTGGACAGGTGCCACTGCAGCAGGCGTCACCAACGGTGTTGCATTTGTCACCGAGCCAAGCTAATGTTTCTCAAGGCAGATCGAGTTTTACCACCATGTCACCTGGGCAGTCCACAGTCTCAAATATGTCAGCTTCTGGTCGATTTGCTGCTGCGAGTTCTTCTGGTTCAGTGCACCCCAGCTTGGGAGCATCCGTTCAGTCTGTTGCATCGGGAGGGAACTTTACAGGAGATCAGCTGGTCCAGAACAGAGCTCAAGTTGCCGTCAGTGCATCGCATCGTCTTCCAGCATCCACCTCCAAGTCTGTCAGCACCTTTAGTCACACGTCTGTGGGAGTAACACAACAACAGTTTGCCTTTGGTCAG AAAAAGGCCGTGAACCAGACATCACCAGTTTCTGCATCGAAGACGCAGGACAATTTGAGACAGCCTCAGCTAACAAGTCTTCTGAGCAGCACACTATCAG GACAGGACTCTGGAGGAAAGATCATACAACAATCTCtaggagcagcacagccacaagAAAAAGTGATAGGATCGTCATCAGTTCAGCAGAGTATACAG GTTGATGGTCATTTAGTTGGACAGAAAAGGCCTGCTGCTAAACAGTTAACTAAAGGAGCTTT tattATGCAGCAGTTACAGAAGGATCAGGTACATGCTGTGACACCAGATAAAAGTCGGTTCAGATCATTAAATGATGCAGTTCAGAGACTCCTTTCATACCATGTGTGCCAGGGATCACTGCCAACAGAAGAAGATTTaagaaaag TGGACAGTGAATTTGAATCTGTAGCTACACAGCTTCTGAAGAGGACACAGGCTATGCTGAACAAGTACAGATGTTTGCTTATAGAAGATGCAATG CGGATAAATCCCTCTGCAGAAATGGTTATGATAGATAGGATGTTTAACCAGGAGGAAAGAGCATCTCTGACCCGGGAAAAGCGTCTTGCACTTGTGGATCCTG ATGGTTATCAGGCCGATTTTTGTTGTTCTGCCAAACAATTTGAGAAAACAGCTGAAGAAGCACAGTCCAGCAAAAGTGACCATCAGTCTAGCAAAGGATTACCTTCTCGAAGTCAAGCTACCAAAACCCAAGCCAGAGACCGACCAAAATCCAGCTCAGCAGAGTCCACAAATCACAGTAAACTTCCTATAGTGCCTAACAACATTCTGACACCACAAGAAGGAAAAGCTTCTACTAAAAAATCTGAGAGCCTCACTAAAGCTTTAAAGTTTGAAAAAGCTAATTGTTCTTCTGAGAGCCAATACTTGGCCCTTTCTGAAGAAAGGATGAGTGGGAAAGATCCTGCCAAGCCCACTGAGAATTCTTTGAGTTCTGAAGACTTGTCAAAAATAGTGTCAAGAGGCAGTCATGGAACACACAATAAAATATCAAGGAATGCAGTTCAGTCTTTCTCAAAGGTAACGTGTAATAATTCACTTCAAGACAAAACTCTGAGGAGCTCTCCAAAGAATGAGGTTTTGCATCCTGATAACAGGAAAGGCTCTGGTGAAACACCCCAGGAAGACTTACTGCTCAGTAAGAGTTTAGAAACTACATTTAAAAACATCTTGGAACTTAAAAAAGCTGGGAGGCAGCCACAAAATGAGGCGGCAAGTAGTGGCTCCGTTGAATTAGAGTTCCCTAATTTTTCGCCTATCGCTTCACAAGAGAACTGCCTGGAAAAATTTATTCCAGACCACAGTGAAAGTGTTGTAGAAACTGACTCTATTTTAGAAGCAGCTGTAAATAGTATCTTAGAGTGTTAA